The nucleotide window ACTGAAAACCCAGCTTTTGTGGGTTCCCACAAGCTAGAGCTACTCCCTTCCCTCCAGCTGTTAGTCAAAACCTCGTGGTGCGACCCTGGCCGCCCCCACCCTCCTAGGCCCCAATCCCAAggcggtgggggcggggaggccgcGCGCGCCGCTTCCGCTCCTCCAGCCCACCAGAGGGCGCTGCGGCCCCACCTCTGCCTTCCCGGAGTGCTTCGCGCCGGGCCCCTTCAGCGTGGGTGAGCGAATGTGAGAGTCAGCGTCGCGCCGTGCGCGCCGTCCGCCTCCGCTGCTCGGCGCCCTTATTTCGGCTGCGAGGCGCGGGCGCGCGCGTAAAGGCATAGAGACGGGCGTTGAGCTGTCGGGCTAGAGCGTCGCCGAGTCGGAGCCGGAGCCCGAGCCGCGCGCTGTGTCTCCGCTGCGTCCGCCGAGGCCCCCGAGTGTCAGGGACAAAAGCCGCCGCTGCGCCGCCTGCTCCCGTCGCCGGGGCTCATCCGCTGCCGCCGCCACCCTGAGGAGAGTCCGCCGCCGTCGCCACCCGTGAGGATCCGAGAGCCATGTCGGCCAGCAGCCTCTTGGAGCAGGTACAGGCCCGGCCCGCATGCCTCGGCCATTGTGTGAGGCGAGAGGGAGCCCGACTAGGCCCGGGCCCGCCGCCCCCGGTCGGGCCGAGCTGAGGCGGCGCCTTTAGCGGGCCTCATTTTGAGGCTCTCAGGCCGGCCGCGCCCAGCGCCTCGCCCTCGGCCCGCTCTCCCCGCTCCTCACTGGGCCTCGGAGACCGCCGGCCGCGCCGCGTCCCCTCCTCACAGCGGGCCTcgtttttctcttgtttccttcCCCTTCTTTGAAGCCCTGGTCCCCTCGCGTTGTTTGTGGCGcggcccccctcctcccccttggcccCGCCAGCGTCGCGCTTCCCCCGCCTCCCATCTTCAGCCTCCCCCTCACCCCATTCCTGACGCCTCTCCTTAGGCCTGCGCCTTTATTCCCGTCTCGGTCCCGGCTTTAATTTGTCTCTCCTTTTCCGTTTTTTCTTCGGACGATGTGCTGCTCGGCGACGTTTCCTTCCCCCGCAGAGACCAAAAGGTCAAGGAAACAAAGGTGAGCTCAGCTCCGCCGGTGCCCCTGGCGGGCGGGGGACCCCgtgtggggggggcggggtcTCCGGGAAGCGCCCCGGGGAGAGGACCTTTCGGAAGCCGCTTAGTTTGCAGGTGCCTCACAGTTAAGTATCTGACCCTTTTCGGTGTGTTCCTGTAGCTGGCGAACAGCTTTGTAGTGAACAAGGAGTAATTCattaggggtgggggtggattcGGTTTTGAAATGTCCCAGGTCCTTAGTTTCCTGTAGGTCTTAGAAGGCCTTTGTTTTTCATCCTCGTGGATCACACTCTGGAAGTGCTCAcatgtgatgggggaggggaagcgggAGGGAATAGAAATCTAGAGGAGCCAATAAAATGACCTTTTTAGATCAACTTGCTCTGGGTGGAGGGAGACATTTTTACTGACGAATGTTGCTCAGCATTCATTCTCATCGTTATCCTTTCGAAACGCAAACTTATTTGCTCTGTGTAGTATGATTTTTCTCTGGTTAGGAGGTATTTGATTAGTTTGGGAGGTGGATTGTACGATTGAGACACTcctaatttgaattttttctcctttagtaCAAAATGGATCTGTACATCAAAAGGATGGATTAAATGATGATGATTTTGAACCTTACTTGAGTCCACAGGCAAGGCCCGTGAGTAGTTAACCATTTTCATGCTTGATCAGAGGATGCAGTATACCATTATTCTTTCTCTGCTCTATCAATAAGTTTCATTTTCAGGGGATGACTTTCTTAATATCAGTCAATATGTTATAAAACCAGTTGCTACAAATGTCATAGGCCCTTAAGGATCTTATGTCTGTTGTGAGCAAACATACCATTCTCTGAGGCTAGTACTGATAACATTTTACAGTGTACTAACAGCAACACTTGCTTGAGTAGTTCTTCCTCCTTAGCAAGAATGTAACAATGTAAAACTTAGGAATACTTTCTGGTGTTAAATGTTTTCACCTcccaaacatttttcttttaggaaaattGGATTCATACGTGATGGGAAAAACTAACATAAAATCACCTGAACTTTATTCAGTGCTGCAGAACTGAGTATCTTCGTTTTGTCTAGTCACTAGTTAGTGGGTTCTTAGGTTATCAGAATTATTTTGGAGCTGGGTACTCTTTCAAGTTGAGCTccatcttcatctgtaaagagcAATTTTGTATATATCTGGCTTCTTAGGGGAGCTGTATTTACAAAATGGagttgaaggaaaataaaacactgtTGAGAACAGAGATCAAGAATGATGGAATTCCAGTTTTTGCAATGTAATCTGTCTTCTAATGTGAAGATTAGTTGCATGTAGGTCCATATATGACCATGAACTGTGCACAGAGACTTCTTTGATTCAGCAGTTCTTTTGTGTTACTATCTTGCATCCCAAAGACAGTCACAAAGTTGTAACTAATAAGTATAACTCACCAGACTAATAAACCAAAAGGAAAATTGACAACTCATCCAGAATATcctaaaagatgaaaaagtttgtggaacatttatataaattctgAACAGATGGTGTATGATATTCATAACAGTCTTGAATAACTTGACAGTGCGTGCGCATGTTTGGGCCTAATGCTTACATAAAACTTTTTGATCCCTTGTGTAGAATTTTCTGAATTGAAAGTGTAGAAACCGCTTAAGCAAGTGATTGGAAAAAAGTTTTTGCAGAAGACAACCAGTTAATCAGGAAAAGTAGGGAAGGAAGTGGAGGAATGAACTATTAATGGGTTCTTGCTCTTGAGGTAGTTTGCTTACATAATCATTATAACAAGGAGAGTGGGAGCATTTGGAAACATAATTCTAGGTAGTTCTTGTGAAACATTGTGTAATTCAGATTTTTGAGCTCAGGGGCATGTGGGAACCTGCCAGTTCAGGTGTAGGCATTTAGCTCTATAGTGGCATAACCTGTGATattaaatgtgtttgttttttatttgttaagtAAGCTAAAGcttgaatatttttgaaaaatttgtgggggagtttgttttttatttaagtaagttaaagcttaaatatttttgaaaaatttggggggaaatataAATTTTGGTTGAATAGACATAATCTGAGACTCTGTAGTCTGtcaaggctgtttcatctacttTTTaaccagttttttattttaatttttgaattttatttacttttttattcagcagattcttattagtttaACCAGTTTTTCATCACCTTATATTGGAATAATTCTTCAGGCTTAATCTATTAAGGGTGGTCTGAATTTCTTATTCATAATGGATTTGGGGCTGTTAAAATTATAACACTGTCTTCGAGAAATAGACTTCTCTTAAACTTGAGAGTATATGTGAAAGAGttaggtttttaaaagaaaatttagaattgGCAGAGAGAAGCACCACCATTTTATCAAACTTTATTAGTTGAAATATTTAATCTTCAGGAGATGTGTTTTAGTGGCTAGGAAGAAGTACTGTTGGCTTTGGTAATACAAGCTTAAGGCCTGACATAGTTATGGTCATCCAAGTCTCTTACGAACAAAACTCCCTATTGACTAGTTAGTGGATTCTTAGATACCAGAGCTGTTTTGAAGTTAAAGTAGTCTATTTTTGAGTTGAGCTGAGTCTATATCTATAGAAACCAATTCTATATATCTCTGGCTTCTTATTTAAGGGAGTACTTTGTGAGTTACTAGGATTTATGAAAAAGAACTGTCAGCATAAATGAAAGTAAGAATGTTTCTGCAATGTAATCTATCTTCTAATGTGAAGACTAGTTGAGTATAACTTTATTTCTGGTTGTCGTTCTGAAGGATGATTCCTTTTATAAAGATGTGGACTGTACTGTCTTTAGAATTATATTcctgtttttaatgaaaaagttagGTGTGCATTTTAGCTTACGGCCTTAACTTTTATAGGTGAAGCAAAACAGGTAGcaacattttttttggttttgaatcCACTGGAAGCCACTGTGCATTTTCTTTCCAGGTTATAATTAAATAGTGGCATCTCTTGATGTTCCCAGATGGTTTGCCAGGAGGCTTTACTATAGAGTAGGTGTACTGAACCTTGATTTTTGGTTTATGGTTGAGGAATGGCTGCACAGATTTTTGGGGTAGAACTTGAAATTtccagttatttttgttttatctattATATAGTAAGTTTTAATAGGAAACTCTTGtgaatactttttctttctgcCAATATTCCCACTCCTTCAGTCCAGAGATAGTGGTTTTAATGAAGGCATCATCTCAGTACATCTATAGAGGAAGACTTAAACTTAGTGAGATGACGGGTTTTCCCTTTTCTGAATTGTAGCACTAAAAGTTAAGGCTGGTATTCACTGTATGtcagtttaattttaaatgtttaagcaGTTCAATTATTAAACCAAAATATTATCTAAGTCTATAAAAATAGCAAGTTTATGGGAAGAGACCATCTGAAAAGGTCACTCTCCTTTTTTATGGCAATGACTGAAATATTTGAATTGTGTGAATAATTGGGAGAGGAAATGTTCTGGtcgttttatatatttttgtgtttagttttaattaacccttttttcttcttccacagAATAATGCATATACTGCCATGTCAGATTCCTACTTACCCAGTTACTACAGTCCCTCCATTGGCTTCTCCTATTCTTTGGGTGAAGCTGCTTGGTCTACTGGGGGTGACACAGCCATGCCCTATCTAACTTCTTATGGACAGCTGAGCAACGGAGAGCCTCACTTCCTACCAGATGCAATGTTCGGACAACCAGGAGCCCTGGGTAGCACTCCATTTCTTGGTCAGcatggttttaatttctttcccagTGGGATTGACTTCTCAGCTTGGGGAAATAACAGTTCTCAGGGACAGTCTACTCAGAGCTCTGGATATAGTAGCAATTATGCTTATGCACCTAGCTCCTTAGGTGGAGCCATGATTGATGGACAGTCAGCTTTTGCCAGTGAGACCCTCAATAAGGCTCCTGGCATGAATACTATAGACCAGGGGATGGCAGCCCTGAAGTTGGGTAGCACAGAAGTTGCAAGCAATGTTCCAAAAGTTGTAGGCTCTGCTGTTGGTAGCGGGTCCATTACTAGTAACATCGTGGCTTCCAATAGTTTGCCTCCAGCTACCATTGCTCCTCCAAAACCAGCGTCTTGGGCTGATATTGCTAGCAAGCCTGCAAAACAGCAACCCAAGTTGAAGACCAAGAATGGCATTGCAGGGTCAAGTCTTCCACCACCTCCAATAAAACATAACATGGATATTGGAACTTGGGATAACAAGGGTCCTGTGGCAAAAACTCCCTCACAGGCTTTGGTTCAGAACATAGGTCAGCAGCCAACCCAGGGGTCTCCCCAGCCTGTAGGTCAGCAGGCTAACAGTAGCCCACCAGCGGCTCAGGCATCAGTAGGGCAACAGACACAGCCAttgcccccaccaccaccacagccTGCCCAGCTCTCAGTGCAGCAACAGGCAGCTCAGCCAACCCGCTGGGTAGCACCTCGGAACCGTGGCAGTGGGTTCGGTCATAATGGGGTGGATGGTAATGGAGTAGGACAGTCTCAGGCTGGATCTGGATCTACTCCTTCAGAACCTCACCCAGTGTTGGAGAAGCTGCGGTCCATTAATAACTATAACCCCAAGGATTTTGACTGGAATCTGAAACATGGCCGGGTTTTCATCATTAAGAGCTACTCTGAGGACGATATCCACCGTTCCATTAAGTATAATATCTGGTGCAGCACAGAGCATGGTAACAAGAGACTGGATGCTGCTTATCGCTCCATGAACGGGAAGGGCCCCGTTTACTTACTTTTCAGTGTCAACGGCAGTGGACACTTCTGTGGCGTTGCAGAAATGAAATCTGCTGTGGACTACAACACATGTGCAGGTGTGTGGTCCCAGGACAAATGGAAGGGTCGTTTTGATGTCAGGTGGATTTTTGTGAAGGACGTTCCCAATAGCCAGTTGCGACACATTCGCCTAGAGAACAACGAGAATAAACCAGTGACCAACTCCAGGGACACTCAGGAAGTGCCTCTGGAAAAGGCTAAGCAGGTGTTGAAAATCATAGCCAGCTACAAGCACACCACTTCCATTTTTGATGACTTCTCACACTATGAGAAAcgccaagaggaagaagaaagtgtTAAAAAGGTAACCAGCTTACCCTTCTTAAGACTt belongs to Pseudorca crassidens isolate mPseCra1 chromosome 2, mPseCra1.hap1, whole genome shotgun sequence and includes:
- the YTHDF2 gene encoding YTH domain-containing family protein 2 isoform X1, which produces MSASSLLEQRPKGQGNKVQNGSVHQKDGLNDDDFEPYLSPQARPNNAYTAMSDSYLPSYYSPSIGFSYSLGEAAWSTGGDTAMPYLTSYGQLSNGEPHFLPDAMFGQPGALGSTPFLGQHGFNFFPSGIDFSAWGNNSSQGQSTQSSGYSSNYAYAPSSLGGAMIDGQSAFASETLNKAPGMNTIDQGMAALKLGSTEVASNVPKVVGSAVGSGSITSNIVASNSLPPATIAPPKPASWADIASKPAKQQPKLKTKNGIAGSSLPPPPIKHNMDIGTWDNKGPVAKTPSQALVQNIGQQPTQGSPQPVGQQANSSPPAAQASVGQQTQPLPPPPPQPAQLSVQQQAAQPTRWVAPRNRGSGFGHNGVDGNGVGQSQAGSGSTPSEPHPVLEKLRSINNYNPKDFDWNLKHGRVFIIKSYSEDDIHRSIKYNIWCSTEHGNKRLDAAYRSMNGKGPVYLLFSVNGSGHFCGVAEMKSAVDYNTCAGVWSQDKWKGRFDVRWIFVKDVPNSQLRHIRLENNENKPVTNSRDTQEVPLEKAKQVLKIIASYKHTTSIFDDFSHYEKRQEEEESVKKERQGRGK
- the YTHDF2 gene encoding YTH domain-containing family protein 2 isoform X2 — encoded protein: MSASSLLEQRPKGQGNKVQNGSVHQKDGLNDDDFEPYLSPQARPNNAYTAMSDSYLPSYYSPSIGFSYSLGEAAWSTGGDTAMPYLTSYGQLSNGEPHFLPDAMFGQPGALGSTPFLGQHGFNFFPSGIDFSAWGNNSSQGQSTQSSGYSSNYAYAPSSLGGAMIDGQSAFASETLNKAPGMNTIDQGMAALKLGSTEVASNVPKVVGSAVGSGSITSNIVASNSLPPATIAPPKPASWADIASKPAKQQPKLKTKNGIAGSSLPPPPIKHNMDIGTWDNKGPVAKTPSQALVQNIGQQPTQGSPQPVGQQANSSPPAAQASVGQQTQPLPPPPPQPAQLSVQQQAAQPTRWVAPRNRGSGFGHNGVDGNGVGQSQAGSGSTPSEPHPVLEKLRSINNYNPKDFDWNLKHGRVFIIKSYSEDDIHRSIKYNIWCSTEHGNKRLDAAYRSMNGKGPVYLLFSVNGSGHFCGVAEMKSAVDYNTCAGVWSQDKWKGRFDVRWIFVKDVPNSQLRHIRLENNENKPVTNSRDTQEVPLEKAKQVLKIIASYKHTTSIFDDFSHYEKRQEEEESVKKAPDAQAQWPWLMGPAALRHVGSSRTGARTHVPCIGRQTLNHCATRNVKVVGNKRQFCTDCSNGCVCIS